A region of Maribacter algicola DNA encodes the following proteins:
- the pgmB gene encoding beta-phosphoglucomutase → MEKKGFIFDLDGVIVDTAKYHYLAWKKLANELGFDFTLEQNELFKGVSRKRCLEILLEIGKVNASREQFDRWMVEKNKDYLDYIEKMDASEILPDVPRVLEFLKNKKVPIALGSASKNARPILEKVGLLPFFDVIVDGNNVTKAKPDPEVFLIAASNLQVVPQNCVVFEDAVAGIKAANNAIMTSIGIGDSNTLTEANYNFNDFTEMTDDFLNSLLQ, encoded by the coding sequence ATGGAAAAAAAGGGATTTATTTTTGATTTGGACGGTGTTATCGTGGATACGGCCAAATATCATTACCTAGCTTGGAAAAAATTGGCCAATGAATTGGGTTTTGACTTTACCTTGGAGCAAAATGAACTTTTTAAGGGGGTTAGCCGAAAGCGTTGTCTTGAGATACTTTTGGAAATTGGAAAAGTTAATGCCAGTAGGGAGCAGTTTGACCGTTGGATGGTCGAAAAAAACAAGGATTATTTGGACTATATTGAAAAAATGGACGCATCGGAGATTTTACCCGATGTACCGCGTGTCCTGGAATTTCTAAAAAACAAGAAGGTTCCAATCGCTTTGGGATCTGCAAGTAAAAATGCTAGACCCATCTTGGAAAAAGTTGGTCTTTTGCCTTTTTTTGATGTCATTGTTGATGGCAATAATGTTACAAAGGCAAAACCGGATCCGGAAGTTTTCTTGATCGCCGCCTCAAATCTTCAAGTAGTACCCCAGAATTGTGTGGTGTTTGAAGATGCGGTTGCTGGCATAAAAGCAGCCAACAACGCCATAATGACAAGTATAGGTATTGGGGATTCGAATACCTTGACCGAAGCGAACTATAATTTCAACGATTTCACGGAAATGACCGATGATTTTTTGAACAGCTTGCTGCAATAA
- a CDS encoding LacI family DNA-binding transcriptional regulator, with protein sequence MKRRVTLKQIAKELEVSISTVSKALKNSEEISKDTKEKIQAFAKLYNYRPNNIALSLKNRKTKNIGVIIPDIVHHFFTTVFRGIEQYAGEKGYNVMICVSDESFEKEVLNMELLANGSIDGFIMSLSAETQEKNDYTHLNEVLKQGIPLVLFDRVSEEVLCDKVILNDEEIAYEAVEYMIHTGKRNIALITTEGYFNVSYDRAKGYQTALRKNGLDYNDALVLTLPYKSEDDTDIWNFFENNEIDAVLCVNEIFAIKCMDVVQRQGKKVPEDISFIGFTNGILSRYSTPKLTTVAQHGELMGETAARLLIDRIENDLEGNHKTEVISATIIHRESTIN encoded by the coding sequence TTGAAAAGGAGAGTCACTTTAAAACAAATCGCAAAGGAATTGGAAGTATCTATATCTACGGTTTCCAAAGCATTGAAAAATAGTGAGGAAATCAGTAAGGATACGAAGGAAAAGATTCAGGCGTTCGCCAAACTTTATAATTATAGGCCCAATAATATAGCCCTAAGTCTTAAAAATAGAAAAACAAAAAACATAGGTGTTATTATCCCGGATATTGTCCATCATTTCTTCACTACCGTTTTTAGGGGAATCGAACAATATGCAGGGGAAAAAGGATATAACGTAATGATTTGTGTTTCGGATGAGTCTTTTGAAAAGGAGGTTCTTAATATGGAACTCTTAGCCAATGGCAGCATAGATGGATTCATTATGTCCCTGTCCGCCGAAACACAGGAGAAGAATGATTATACCCATCTCAATGAGGTCTTGAAACAAGGAATTCCCCTTGTACTTTTTGATCGTGTGTCAGAGGAGGTTTTATGTGATAAGGTAATTCTCAATGATGAGGAAATAGCCTATGAGGCGGTGGAGTATATGATCCATACAGGGAAGAGGAATATTGCCTTAATAACCACGGAGGGCTATTTCAATGTTAGTTATGACAGGGCAAAAGGGTATCAAACGGCATTACGGAAAAATGGATTGGATTACAATGATGCATTGGTATTAACATTGCCTTATAAAAGTGAGGACGATACCGATATTTGGAACTTTTTCGAAAACAACGAAATAGATGCCGTACTCTGCGTAAACGAAATTTTTGCGATTAAATGCATGGATGTAGTCCAAAGGCAGGGAAAGAAAGTGCCGGAGGATATTTCTTTCATTGGGTTTACCAACGGAATTTTGTCCAGATATTCAACGCCCAAGTTGACGACTGTGGCGCAGCATGGAGAGCTTATGGGCGAAACAGCCGCCAGATTGCTGATAGACCGAATAGAGAACGATTTGGAAGGAAACCATAAAACAGAAGTGATTTCCGCTACTATTATCCATAGGGAATCCACTATCAATTAG
- a CDS encoding alpha-amylase family glycosyl hydrolase: protein MQGKIVIYHVFTRLFGNTNTTNKPWGTIEENGVGKFADFTDKALSEIKKLGVSHIWYTGVPHHAVIRDYTAYGISNDDPNVVKGRAGSPYAVKDYYNVNPDLALDPAKRLQEYKELINRTHAHGMKVIMDIVPNHVARDYQGISNPNGVRSFGADDDTSKEYQKNNNFYYIPGARFEVPDWRDGYKPLGGERHISIGTLKENPAKWTGNGSRSPKPDMNDWYETVRVNYGVKPDGGLDFDLLPYDFGDKDFKEHFRFWQHMDVPDSWIKFRDIALYWMDFGVDGFRYDMAEMVPVEFWSFMNSYIKMRNEDAFLMAEVYNPDLYRTFIHKGKMDYLYDKVDFYDGLKHIMKGYGWSDHIPVVQNNLKDIEHHMLHFLENHDEQRIASPEFVGKAEIAKPAMVVSATISTSPTMIYFGQEVGEPAAENPGFGSASRTSIFDYVGVPHHQRWVNNKKFDGGQLTQQERDLRDFYRRLLNFTLESEALMGKYREIHFYNKERTKGYNHRVLSYVRWSGNQKLVIVLNFDVTDSFSFDLKVPKEILEQWKLKEGTYEIKDALYGIRNKLNIIAGEGHIEVSLEPLESFIFEIL from the coding sequence ATGCAAGGAAAAATCGTAATCTACCACGTTTTTACCCGACTTTTTGGGAATACCAACACTACCAATAAACCCTGGGGAACCATCGAGGAAAATGGGGTGGGCAAGTTTGCGGATTTTACCGATAAGGCCTTATCGGAAATCAAAAAGCTTGGCGTGTCGCACATTTGGTATACCGGTGTTCCGCATCACGCCGTAATCAGGGATTACACGGCCTATGGTATTTCAAATGACGACCCCAACGTGGTTAAAGGGCGCGCAGGTTCCCCCTATGCCGTAAAGGATTATTACAATGTGAATCCGGATTTGGCCCTGGACCCTGCAAAAAGGTTGCAGGAATATAAAGAGCTAATAAATAGGACCCATGCCCATGGTATGAAGGTCATCATGGATATTGTGCCCAATCATGTAGCCCGGGATTATCAAGGTATCTCCAACCCCAATGGTGTACGCAGTTTTGGTGCCGATGATGATACCAGTAAAGAGTATCAAAAAAATAATAATTTTTACTATATCCCCGGCGCCCGTTTTGAAGTGCCGGATTGGAGGGATGGCTATAAGCCCTTGGGCGGTGAACGGCATATATCCATAGGAACGCTCAAGGAAAATCCGGCCAAATGGACAGGGAACGGTTCCAGAAGTCCCAAGCCCGATATGAACGACTGGTACGAAACAGTCCGCGTAAATTACGGTGTAAAACCCGATGGCGGTTTGGATTTCGACCTTCTTCCGTATGATTTTGGGGACAAAGATTTTAAGGAACACTTCCGATTTTGGCAGCATATGGATGTGCCAGATTCTTGGATAAAATTTAGGGACATTGCCTTGTACTGGATGGATTTTGGTGTGGATGGATTTCGATATGACATGGCCGAAATGGTTCCAGTGGAATTTTGGAGCTTTATGAACTCCTACATCAAAATGCGAAATGAGGATGCTTTCTTAATGGCTGAAGTCTATAATCCTGATCTTTACAGAACCTTTATTCACAAAGGAAAAATGGATTATTTATACGATAAGGTCGATTTTTATGACGGTCTCAAACATATCATGAAAGGCTATGGTTGGTCCGATCATATTCCCGTAGTACAGAACAATCTCAAGGATATTGAACATCACATGCTCCATTTCTTGGAAAACCATGATGAACAGCGTATTGCGAGTCCGGAATTTGTAGGCAAGGCCGAAATAGCAAAACCCGCAATGGTGGTTTCCGCCACGATCAGTACTTCCCCCACCATGATCTATTTCGGGCAGGAAGTGGGGGAGCCCGCAGCCGAAAATCCCGGATTTGGAAGTGCCTCAAGGACTTCCATTTTTGATTATGTGGGTGTTCCACATCATCAGAGATGGGTAAACAATAAAAAATTCGATGGGGGTCAATTAACCCAACAGGAGCGGGATTTGCGTGATTTTTACCGGAGACTTTTGAATTTCACCTTGGAAAGCGAAGCCCTAATGGGAAAATATAGGGAAATTCATTTTTACAACAAGGAGCGTACAAAAGGTTATAACCATAGGGTGCTTTCGTACGTGCGATGGTCCGGAAATCAGAAATTGGTTATCGTCCTTAATTTTGATGTGACCGATTCCTTTTCGTTTGATTTAAAAGTTCCAAAGGAGATTTTGGAGCAGTGGAAATTGAAGGAAGGAACCTATGAAATAAAGGATGCTCTCTACGGTATTAGAAATAAATTAAACATTATTGCAGGAGAAGGCCATATAGAAGTGTCTCTTGAACCATTGGAATCCTTTATTTTTGAAATTTTATAG
- a CDS encoding glycoside hydrolase family 65 protein produces MNQDYIRPNEWSIIEEGFDAERVKSSESLFSIGNGAMGQRANFEETYSGETFQGSYIAGVYYPDKTRVGWWKNGYPEYFAKVLNAPNWIGIKVLVNGTELDLATCKKVSVFKRELNMLEGWYKRSFEAVLPNDAQVEVHITRFLSLELDEVGAISFDISLKNMDGEVTFIPYLDSGITNEDSNWDDKFWNTTKVSSSGNRAFIEAHTMKTHFKTCTFMQASLDYKGVSIPGTLETSTDTFVSLQFSQKVLKGEKLTLTKFGGYTVSRNHPEDALVDAANEALDKATNLGFENLLEKQKEAWARIWEMSDINIQGDIKAQQGIRFNIFQLNQTYLGTDSRLNIGPKGFTGEKYGGSTYWDTEAYCIPFYMATKDEMVARKLLKYRYNHLEKAIENAEKLGFTNGAALYPMVTMNGEECHNEWEITFEEIHRNGAIAFAIYNYYRYTGDYSYIPEMGLEVLIGIARFWHQRANFSTLRNKFVILGVTGPNEYENNVNNNWYTNYLAQWCIQFALEQLTKVKEGYPEDYKRIMGKTNLTPTECDAWKKVADSMYFPYSEEYGVYLQQDGFLDKDLVKVSDLERSERPINQKWSWDRILRSPYIKQADVLQGFYFFEDHFTTDELEKHFDFYEPFTVHESSLSPCVHSIQAAKLGRMEQAYTFYLRTSRLDLDDYNKEVEEGLHITSMAGTWMSIVEGFGGMRVVNDTLSFEPRIPKQWDAYSFKVNFRNRIIKVKVASNELTFELNGDNGISILVRGKAHELLPKMPLNVN; encoded by the coding sequence ATGAATCAGGATTACATACGACCTAACGAGTGGTCCATTATAGAGGAAGGTTTTGATGCGGAAAGGGTAAAATCCTCTGAAAGTCTCTTCAGTATAGGAAATGGGGCCATGGGACAACGGGCCAATTTCGAGGAAACCTATTCCGGGGAAACGTTCCAGGGTAGTTATATTGCAGGTGTCTACTACCCAGATAAAACCCGTGTGGGCTGGTGGAAAAATGGTTATCCGGAGTACTTCGCCAAAGTATTGAACGCGCCTAACTGGATTGGTATAAAGGTGCTTGTAAATGGGACTGAACTCGATTTGGCTACCTGTAAAAAGGTATCGGTTTTCAAGCGTGAATTGAATATGCTAGAGGGTTGGTACAAAAGAAGCTTTGAAGCTGTTTTACCCAACGACGCCCAAGTTGAGGTCCACATTACCAGATTCCTAAGTTTGGAATTGGACGAGGTGGGTGCCATTTCATTTGACATATCCCTAAAAAATATGGATGGTGAAGTAACCTTCATTCCCTATTTGGATAGTGGAATAACCAATGAGGATAGCAATTGGGACGACAAATTCTGGAATACTACCAAGGTGTCCTCATCGGGCAACAGGGCCTTTATTGAAGCCCACACCATGAAGACGCATTTCAAGACCTGCACTTTCATGCAGGCAAGTTTGGATTACAAGGGTGTTTCGATTCCCGGAACTTTGGAAACATCCACGGATACCTTTGTATCCTTGCAATTTTCGCAGAAAGTCTTAAAAGGGGAGAAACTGACCCTCACAAAATTTGGGGGATATACCGTTTCCAGAAACCATCCCGAGGATGCACTGGTAGATGCGGCCAATGAGGCATTGGACAAAGCTACCAATCTTGGTTTTGAAAACTTATTGGAAAAGCAAAAAGAGGCCTGGGCACGGATTTGGGAAATGAGCGATATCAACATCCAAGGTGATATAAAGGCGCAGCAGGGAATTCGGTTCAATATTTTTCAATTGAACCAAACCTATTTAGGAACGGATTCCAGACTGAACATAGGTCCAAAAGGATTTACAGGAGAAAAATATGGGGGTAGTACGTATTGGGATACCGAAGCCTACTGTATACCATTCTATATGGCCACGAAGGACGAAATGGTTGCCCGGAAATTATTGAAATATAGGTATAACCATTTGGAAAAAGCCATTGAGAACGCAGAGAAACTCGGGTTTACCAATGGGGCTGCCCTATATCCCATGGTGACCATGAACGGTGAGGAGTGCCATAACGAATGGGAAATAACATTCGAGGAAATCCACAGAAACGGTGCCATCGCATTTGCTATTTATAATTACTACCGATATACGGGGGATTACTCCTATATTCCAGAGATGGGCTTGGAAGTGCTCATTGGTATTGCCCGTTTTTGGCACCAACGAGCGAATTTTTCCACCCTCAGGAACAAATTTGTCATTTTGGGGGTAACCGGTCCCAACGAATATGAAAATAATGTCAACAACAATTGGTACACCAATTACTTGGCCCAGTGGTGTATCCAATTTGCCCTGGAACAATTGACCAAGGTAAAGGAAGGATATCCGGAGGATTACAAAAGGATAATGGGCAAGACCAACCTTACGCCTACCGAATGTGATGCCTGGAAAAAAGTGGCGGATTCCATGTATTTCCCTTATTCGGAGGAATATGGCGTCTACCTGCAACAGGATGGATTCTTGGACAAGGATTTGGTCAAGGTAAGCGATTTGGAACGATCGGAACGGCCCATTAACCAAAAGTGGAGCTGGGACCGTATTCTACGATCGCCGTATATAAAACAAGCCGATGTGCTTCAAGGCTTCTACTTTTTTGAGGATCATTTTACAACGGATGAACTGGAAAAGCATTTTGATTTTTACGAACCGTTCACCGTGCACGAATCTTCCTTATCACCTTGTGTGCATAGTATCCAAGCGGCAAAATTGGGAAGAATGGAACAGGCGTATACGTTTTACCTTAGAACTTCCAGATTGGATTTGGACGATTATAACAAGGAAGTTGAGGAAGGACTCCATATAACCTCCATGGCAGGTACCTGGATGAGCATCGTTGAAGGTTTTGGGGGTATGCGTGTGGTCAATGATACACTTTCCTTTGAGCCCCGCATACCCAAGCAATGGGACGCTTATTCCTTTAAAGTGAATTTTAGGAACCGCATCATCAAGGTTAAGGTCGCTTCCAACGAATTGACCTTTGAACTGAACGGGGACAACGGAATTTCCATTCTGGTGCGAGGTAAAGCACATGAGTTATTGCCCAAAATGCCCTTAAATGTTAACTAA